The genomic window GTCGGCTCGCTGGGGCTGGCGCCGACCCTGGCGGCGCTGCGCGCCGGTCGTACCCTCGCCCTGGCGAACAAGGAGTCGCTCGTCGCCGGCGGCCCGCTGGTCAGGGCCGCGGTGACGCGGCCGGGGCAGATCGTCCCCGTTGACTCCGAGCACTCGGCGCTGGCGCAGTGCCTGCGCGGGGGCACCCGCGCCGAGGTGCGGCGGCTGGTGGTCACCGCCAGCGGCGGCCCGTTCCGGGGCCGGCGCCGCGACGAGTTGACCGAGGTCACGCCCGCGCAGGCCCTGGCCCACCCGACCTGGAACATGGGTCCCGTCGTCACGATCAACTCCGCGACCATGGTCAACAAGGCGCTGGAGGTGATCGAGGCGCACGAGCTGTTCGACGTGCCGTACGCCGACATCGAGGTGATGGTCCACCCGCAGTCGGTGATCCACTCGATGGTCGAGTTCACCGACGGCTCGACCCTGGCGCAGGCCAGCCCGCCGGACATGCGGCTGCCCATCGCGCTCGGCCTCGGCTGGCCGGACCGGGTGCCGGGGGCCGCCGCCGCGGTGGACTGGACGAAGGCCCACACCTGGGAGTTCTTCCCGCTGGACGACGCCGCGTTCCCGGCGGTCGCGCTGGCCAAGGCCGCCGGCGAGGCCGGGCGCTGCCGGCCGGCGATCTACAACGCGGCCAACGAGGAGTGCGTCGCGGCCTTCGTCGCCGGGCGGCTGCCGTTCCTCGGCATCGTCGACACCCTCGAGCGGGTGTTGGAGGACGCTCCCGACTTCGCGGAACCAGGTACCGTCGAGGACGTGCTCGCCGCCGAGTCGTGGGCACGAACGCACGCCCTGGAGATCATCGCGGCGTCGGTGGAAGGAGCCTGATGGCAAACCTGCTCGGGGTGGCGCTCTTCGCCCTGGCGATCCTCATCTCGGTGAGCCTGCACGAGGCGGGGCACATGCTCACCGCCAAGGCCTTCGGGATGAAGGTCACGCGGTACTTCGTCGGCTTCGGCCCGACGCTGTGGTCGTTCAGGCGCGGGGAGACCGAGTACGGCGTCAAGGGCATCCCGCTCGGCGGCTTCTGCAAGATCGTCGGTATGACGCCGCAGGACGACGACGTCGACCCGGCCGACGAGCCGCGCGCGATGTGGCGCTACCCGGTCTGGAAGCGGACGATCGTGATGTCCGCGGGCTCGATCACCCACTTCGCGCTGGCCCTGGTCGCGCTCTGGATCATGGCGGTCTCCGTCGGCCTGCCCAACCCGAAGTTCCCCGGCACCGAGCAGGAGTTCCTGGCCGAGCCGGCGGTGGTCGCCCTCGCCCCGTGCGTGGTGGTGGAGAACGCCAACCGGGCCTGCCAGCCCGGCGACCCGGCCAGCCCGGCGGCGAAGGCCCAGCTCCGGGACGGCGACCGGATCACCGCGGTCAACGGCAAGCCGGTGAACAGCTGGGGCGACATGCTGGACGTGGTCCGCGCCACCAACCCCGGCACGGCCACCGTCGACTACGTCCGCGACGGCGTCACGGCCGCCGCCACCGTCGACCTCGCTGCCGTGCAGCGTCCGCCGCTGGGCGACCCGAAGGGCGCCACCTCGTCGGTCTCCGCGCTCGGCGTCGCGCTCCGGCCCAGCACCCCGCAGCTGATCGAGTACGGCCCGGTCGGCGCCTTCGGCGGCACCGCCGACTTCACCGGCACCATGGCGGTGCAGACCGCGCACGCCATGCAGCGCATCCCGCAGAAGGTCCCCGCCCTCTGGACCGCGATCACCGGCGGTGAGCGGGACGTGGACACCCCGATCAGCGTGGTCGGCGCCAGCCGGCTCGGCGGCGAGGCCGTGGCGAACGACGCTTGGTACACGTTCTTCATGCTCTTCGTCTCGCTGAACTTCTTCATCGGCGTGTTCAACCTGCTGCCGCTGCTCCCGCTGGACGGCGGCCACATCGCCATCGCCTGGTTCGAGCGGGTCCGGTCCTGGCTCTACGGCCGGATCGGCCGGGCGGATCCGGGCCGCGTCGACTACCTCAAGCTCATGCCCATCACGTACGCGGTGATCCTGATCGGTGGCGTGTTCACGCTGCTGACCGTGACCGCGGACGTCGTCAACCCGATCACGCTCTTCCCAAGGTGAGTGCCTGAAGTGACCGCTGTCAGTCTCGGTATGCCCCCCGTACCGCCGCCGCCGCTCGCCCCGCGTCGGGCCAGCCGCCAGATCATGGTCGGCTCGGTACCGGTCGGTGGGGGTGCGCCGGTCTCGGTGCAGTCCATGACCACCACCCTGACCGCCGACGTGAACGCCACGCTCCAGCAGATCGCCGAGCTGACCGCCTCCGGCTGTCAGATCGTCCGGGTGGCCGTGCCGTCGCAGGACGACGTCGAGGCGCTGCCGGCGATCGCGCGCAAGTCGCAGATCCCGGTGATCGCCGACATCCACTTCCAGCCGAAGTACGTCTTCGCGGCGATCGACGCCGGCTGCGCGGCCGTCCGGGTCAACCCGGGCAACATCCGCCAGTTCGATGACAAGGTGAAGGAGATCGCCAGGGCGGCCGGCGACGCCGGGGTGCCGATCCGGATCGGCGTCAACGCCGGCTCACTGGACAAGCGGCTGCTCGCCAAGTACGGCAAGGCCACCGCCGAGGCGCTGGTCGAGTCGGCGCTCTGGGAGTGCTCGCTCTTCGAGGAGCACGGCTTCCGGGACATCAAGATCTCGGTCAAGCACAACGACCCGGTGGTCATGATCCGGGCGTACCGGCAGCTCGCCGAGAAGTGCGACTACCCGCTGCACCTGGGGGTGACCGAGGCGGGCCCGGCGTTCCAGGGCACCATCAAGTCGGCGGTCGCCTTCGGTGCGCTGCTGGCCGAGGGGATCGGCGACACCATCCGGGTCTCGCTGTCGGCCCCGCCGGTGGAGGAGATCAAGGTCGGCAACGCGATCCTGGAGTCGCTGGGCCTGCGCGAGCGGGGCCTGGAGATCGTCTCCTGCCCGTCCTGCGGTCGGGCCCAGGTCGACGTCTACAAGCTGGCCGAGGAGGTCACCGCCGGCCTGGAGGGGCTGCCGGTGCCGCTGCGGGTCGCCGTGATGGGCTGCGTGGTGAATGGCCCGGGTGAGGCCCGCGAGGCCGACCTCGGCGTCGCCTCCGGCAACGGCAAGGGGCAGATCTTCGTCAAGGGCCAGGTCGTCAAGACCGTCCCGGAGGCGCAGATCGTCGAGACGCTGATCGAGGAGGCACTGCGGATCGCCGACGAGATGGGCGCCGAGATCCCCGAGGAGCTTCGCGACATGGTCCCCGGTCCCCGGGTCACCGTGCACTGACGTTCCGACGCACCGTCGGAAAGGGCGGCCGTCCCCGTGGGGGAGGGCCGCCCTTCCGCGTACGTGGGTGAGCTGCTCACTCGGATTCGGCGAGGATGGCGTAGAGCTTGCGCCGGGTCTCGTCGAGCACCTGGGCGGCCCGTTCGCGCTGGTCGTCGGTGCCGGTCATCATCACCTGGCGCAGCGCGTTCATCGCCTGCGCGCCGGCGTCCCGGATGTCGTGCCAGCTGTTGACCGTGTTCTCGGCGAACTCCGCCCAGGGCGGGGTCTGCGCCGCCCCGGTGGCCTCCGGGCGCCCCTGGTCGGTGAGGGTGAACCGCTTGCGCCCGCCGCCCGATCCGTCGGTGGCGACGATGACGCCCTCGTCCTCCAGCAGTTGGAGGGTGGGGTAGATCGAGCCGGGGCTGGGCCGCCAGGCCCCGCCGGTGCGGGAGTCGATCTCCTGGATCATCTCGTAGCCGTGCATCGGCCGCTCGGTGAGCAGGGCCAGCACGGCGCCCCGGACGTTGGGCCGGCGTCCCCGGCCGCGACCGCCCCGGCCGCCTCGCCCGCCGTGACCGTGCGGCCCGGGGTGGAACGGCGGCCCGGGCGGGAACGGGGGGAAGCCGAAGCCGCGCATCCGAGCCTCGTGCATCGCGTGCATCCGTCCGTGGAATCCCATCGGACTCTCCTTCACTCCGTAGTGTCGCTGATGCATCGACGATATATCGGCAACGCATCGGCGACAAGACGAATCGTGGGACGGGACGGCAAACCGTACGTACGTCTTGCTAGGCTGCCGGCGTGCGCCTGCTTCCCGAACCGGGCCCGGCCCGGACCCTCGCCCTCTCCACGCTGGTCAACACCGTCGGCCGGGGCACCTGGCTGACCGTCAGCGCGCTCTTCCTGACCCGTTCGGTCGGCCTGACCGTGGCCCAGGTCGGCCTCGGCCTCACCGTCACCGCGCTGGTCAGCCTGGTGGCCAGCACCCCGATGGGCTACCTCGCCGACCGGTACGGCCCGCGCGGCATCCAGCTCACCGCGCTGCTCGCCTCCGCCGCCTGCACCGCCGCCCTGATCGCCGTCCGGTCCTTCCCGACCTTCCTCGTCGTCGGGATGCTGATGGCGATCGCCGACGCGGCAAGCCGGGGCGCCCGGGGCGCGCTGATCGCCGGGGCCGTCCCCGCCGAGCAGCGGGTGCGTACCCGGGCCTGGCTGCGCGCCGTCACCAACGTCGGCATCTCGGTCGGCGCCGTGGTCGCCGGCTTCGGCCTCGCCGCGGACACCCGGGCCGGGTACGTGGCCCTGATCCTGCTCGACTGCGTGACGTACCTGGTCGCCGCGGCGATCCTGCTCCGGCTGCCGGCCGTCCCGCCGGTACCCGCGCCCGCGCACGGCCCGCGGCTGATCGCCCTGCGGGACCGCCCGTTCCTGGCCTTCACGGTCCTCGACGGGCTGCTCTCGATGCACTTCGGGCTGATCAACATTGCCCTGCCGCTCTGGATCGCCGACCACACCACCGCCCCGGACTGGCTCGTCTCGGCCTGCATGCTGGTCAACACCGTCATCGTGGTGCTCTTCCAGGTGCGCGCCTCGCGCGGCACCGAGGACCTGGCCGGGGCGGCCCGCGCCGCCCGCCGGGCCGGCGGGGTCATCGCGGTCGCCTGCGGGCTCTTCGCCGTGAGCGGGGGCGTGGCGACCCCGGCCGCGGTGGCGCTGCTGCTCGCCGGGGCGTTCGTGCACGTGATCGGCGAGCTGTGGCACGCGGCGGCCGGCTGGGGGATCTCCTTCGGCCTGGCCCCGGCCCACGCCCAGGGGCAGTACCAGGGCGCGTACGGGATGGGCATGCAGCTCGGCGGGATGATCGCGCCGGTGGTGGTGACCACCCTGGCGGTCGGGTGGGGGGTGCCCGGCTGGCTGCTGCTGGGCGCGCTCTTCCTCCTGCTCGGGCTGCTGGTGCCGCCCGTCGTGGCGTGGGCGCGGCGGTCCCGCCCGGCCGAGCCGGCGCCCGCGCCGGTCCCGGTTGGCTGACCCGGTCATCAGGTCGGCCGGCGCGCCCGGGGGCCGATCTGGCAGGCTGGTAGCCGTGCTGACGGTGCCGGTACGCCAACTGGGGGAGTCGGAGCGCCGCGCGGTCGAGCGGCTGCTCGACCTCGACCCGTTCGCGGGCGCGCAGGTGGCCGAGCGGGTGGCCGCGCGCGGGCTGGCCTGGTGGCGGGCCGACGGCCGGATCCTGGGCTACGGCGCCCGGCGCAGCCTCGAGTCGATCTGCTGGCTGGGCGGCAACCTGACCCCGGTGCTCGCCACCGAGTCGGCGGTCGCCGCCTTCGCCGACCAGCTCGGCACCGAGGAGCGGATCTGCTCGTCGATCGTCGGGCGGGCCGACGCCGTGCTCGGCCTCTGGGACCGCCTCTCCGGGCAGTGGGGGCCGGCCCGGGACGTACGCCCCAACCAGCCGCTGCTGGCCACGGACGCGCTGCCGACGGTGGCGGCCGACCCGGAGGTGCGGCAGGTGCGCGGCGGTGAGATCGACCGGCTCTTCCCGGCGGCGGTGGCGATGTACACCGAGGAGGTCGGGGTCTCGCCGCTGGCCGAGGACGGCGGGCGTGGCTACCGGCGGCGGGTGGCCGACCTGGTCCGCGCGGGCCGCGCGTACGCCCGGTTCGTCGACGGCAAGGTGGTCTTCAAGGCCGAGCTGGCCGTGGTGACCCGGCGCACCGCCCAGGTCCAGGGGGTCTGGGTAGCGCCGGAGTGGCGGGGTCGGGGGATCGCGACGGCGGCGATGGCGGCGGTGGTCCGGGACGCGCTGGTCCGGGTCGCGCCGACGGTCAGCCTCTACGTCAACGACTTCAACCTGCCGGCCCGCCGGGTCTACGAGCGCTGCGGCTTCCGGCCCGTCGGCACCCTCGCCACCGTGCTTTTCTGAGCCGGGCATGGCCGGGATCACGCTCCGCTGAATTGCGCCGAACCGGACGTACGGCGTTATGCTGACCATGTTTTTGTACTGACCGGTCAGTTCAACGGAAGTCGGGATGGGGCGATGGAGATCGTCGAAGCCAGCGGGCTCGGTCTGCGGACCCGCCGGGGCTGGGTGTACCGGGACGTCGACCTCACCGCCGGGGCCGGCGAGCTGCACGCGGTGACCGGGCCGCCCGGCAGCGGGCGCACCTCCCTGCTGCTCGCCCTGGCCGGCCGCTTCCCGCACACCGACGGGGAGCTGCGCCGGCGCGGCCCGGCCGCGCTCGGCCAGGTCGCCAGGGTGCACGAGCCCGACCCGACGCTGACCGTGGCCGAACACATCCAGGAGCGGCTGCTGCTGCTCGGGCCGGTGCCGCGCCGCCGCCGCCAGCTCGTGCCGGTCGCCGCCGTCCGGGCCCGCCGGGCGTACCGGCGGGACGCCTTCGCCGCCGCCATCGCCGGTGCCGGCTTCACCGACACCCCGCTCGACCCCGACCGGTACGGCCGGGACCTCACCCCCGTCGAGCGGCAGGTGCTCGGCCTGGTGCTGGCCAGCCTGAGCGGCCCCAACCTGATCGTCGCCGACGACGTGGACGCCGGATCCGACGCCCCCGAGCGGCAGTGGATGTGGGCCGCCCTGTCCCGCCTCGCCGACCAGGGGTACGCCGTGGTCGTCAGCGCCCGCGCCGTCGAGCCCGGCAGCACCGCGATCACCCACCGGATCGGCGACCCGACCCTGCCCGCCCGTACCGAGCTGACCCTGCCCCCGGCCGCCCTCGTCGCCCCCCGGGCGGCCCAGGACCAGATCCCCGAGGTGACCGCATGAGTGTCGTTCGTCTTGCACTCTTCGAACTGCGCCGGATGACCCGGGGCCGGCTGCCGCGCGCCGCGCTCGCCGTCCTCACCGTCATCCCACTGCTCTACGGCGCCCTCTACCTCTACGCCTTCTGGGACCCGTACGGGAACCTGGACCGCATCCCCGTCGCCCTGGTCAACGCCGACCGGCCGGCGAAGGCGAGCGACGGCACCGAGGTGCACGCCGGCCGGGACCTCACCGACGAGCTGATCGACCGCCGGGTCTTCGGCTGGACCGTCACCGACCCCGACGACGCCGCCGCCGGCCTGCGCAGCGGCCGCTACCACCTGGTCTTCTCCATCCCGGCGGACTTCTCCGCCAACCTGGCGGCCAGCCCCGAGCCGGACCAGCCGGCCCGCCGGGGCGAGCTGAAGGTGGTCAACGACGACGCCACCAACTACCTGTCCGGGCTGCTCGCCCGCTCCGCGTTCAGCGAGATCCGGGCCGCCGCCGCGGAGAGCACCGCCGCGTCGTACTTCGACAAGATGCTGATCGGGTTCACCGACGCCAAGGCGGAGACCGGCCGGGCCGCCGACGGCGCCGGGAAGATCCACGACGGGCTCGGCGCCTCCGAGGACGGCGCCGGGAAGATCGCCGACGGGCTGGACGCCTCGGAGAACGGCGCCGGACAGCTCGCGGCCGGCCTCGACAAGTCCGTGCAGGGCGCGGCGAAGCTGGCCTCCGGGCTCGACCAGCTCTACACCGGCGCGGCGCAGATCGCCGACGGCACCAACCGCGCGGCGACCGAGACTCGGGCCGCCGCCGCCCAGGTGGACGCGGCCGCCGACAGGTACGGGCCGCTGCTGCGGGACAACGCCGAGGAGATCGGGCGGGCCGCCACCCTCGTCGCCGAGGGCGCGGAGGCGCTCGCCGACGGCATCGACGCGCTGCCGGCGAAGGCGGACGAGGTGGTGACCCAGGCGGACAAGGTCCGCGACCGGCTGGACGCGCTGGTCGAGGCCCACCCCGAGCTGGCCGACGACCCGAACCTCGTCGCCGCCCGGCAGGCCGCCGACCAGGCCGTCACCGCCGCCAGGGCGGTCGTCGCCACCCTCGACAAGAGCGACCTGGCCGGGCTGAAGAAGCAGATGACCCAGGTCGCCGCGACCGCCCGCGAGGTCGCCGCCGCCGCGCCGCACCTCGCCGACGACGTCGCCGGCGCCCGGGCCAAGGTCGACCAGCTCGCCAGCGGGCTCACCACCCTCGCCGACGGCAGCGCCAGGCTGCGCGACGGACTGGGCGGCGCGGCGGACGGCGCGGACCAGCTCCGCGGCGGGCTGTACCGGCTCGCCACCGGCGCCCGCCAGCTCGACGGTGGGCTGGCCCAGCTCAGCAGCGGCAGCGACCGGCTCGCCGACGGGCTGACCAGGCTGGAGGGCGGGGCAGGCGACCTCGCCGACGGGCTGGCCGCCGGGGAGAAGAAGCTGCCCGGGTACGACGACGCGGAGAGCCGCGCCGACATCCTCGGCGACCCCGTCGGGCTGATCCGCAACTCGCAGCACCCGGCCGGCTCGTACGGCGTGGGCTTCGCCCCGTACTTCCTCGCCCTGGCGCTCTGGGTCGGCGCGATGATCACGTACATGCTGCTGCGGCCGGTCAACCGGCGGCACGTGATGTCCGGCGCGCCCGGCTGGCGGGTTGCGCTCGCCGGCTGGCTGCCCGCCGCGGCGATCGGGCTGGCCCAGGCCGGGGTGCTCTTCGCCGTGGTCACCCTGGTGCTCGGCCTCGACCCGGTGCACGGTGCGGCCACCCTCGGCCTGCTGGCGCTGACCTCGCTCGCCTTCACCGCGATCATGCAGCTGCTCGGCGCGGCGCTCGGCCCGGCCGGCCGGCTCGCCGCGCTGGCCCTGCTGATGCTCCAGCTCACCTCCTCCGGCGGCACCTATCCGGTGCAGACCTCGCCCGGCTTCTTCCAGGCGATCCACCCCTGGCTGCCGATGACGTACGTGGTGGCCGGACTCCGGCACACCATCAACGGCGGGCCGGCCGGACCGGTGCTCACCGGGGCCCTCGTGCTCGTCGCGTTCGGGGTGGGTGCCCTGGTGCTGACCATCGCCGCGACCCGCCGCTCCCGCCGACTCACCCCGGCCAAGCTGCACCCCGAACTGGCCATGTGAGGATGCTGATGGGTCGGACGGCGGTGACGCGGGGCTCCGGCACGGGCCGGGGTTGTCGACGGGGAGGTCGAGTGACGGACGGACGGTCGCGGCGGCGGGAGGACACCCGCCAGCGCCTCTTCGTGGCGGCGGTGGAGCTCATCGCCGAGCAGGGCTTCTCGGCGACCACCGTCGACGACATCGCGGCCCGCGCCGGCGTGGCGAAGGGGACGATCTACTACAACTTCGAGTCCAAGACGGCGCTCTTCGAGGAGCTGCTGCGGCACGGCATCGGGCTGCTCACCGCCGACTTCCGCGCCGCGGTGGACGGGCTGCCGCCGCGCGAGGCGCTCGCCGCCCTGGTCCGCGCCGAGCTGCAGTACATCCGCCGGTACCGGGCCTTCGCCCAGCTGCTGCTCTCAGAGATGTGGCGGACCAACCGGGAGTGGCAGCAGACCCTGCGGCTGCTGCGCGGCGAGGCGATCGAGGTGATCGCCGAGACCGTCCGGGCCGGGGTGGCCAGCGGCGACCTCCCCGCCGACCTGGACGTGCGGACGGCCAGCTCGGCGCTGTTCGGCGTCGGGCTGGTGGTGGCCGTGGACTGGCTGGTCTTCCAGCCGGAGCGGCCGATCGAGGACGTGCAGGAGGCGCTGCTCGGCATCGTCCGCCGGGTCGCCCAGACCTGAGCGCGGGCGGCGGCCGTGGCCGCCTACGGAGCGGGGCGCGGTAAATGCGTTGAGCGGTCGCGGCCGGACGACAAGGCTGGGGGCACCGCCCCGCCCACCCGAGTCCGGAGGACCGTCCCATGCGCCTGCTCCGTGATCTCTGGGCCACCGCACCGCGCCGGATGGCGGTCGTCGTCCTGCTGATCCTGCTCGGCGCCGGTGGCCAGGCCGCCGCCTCGGCGCTGGCCGGGCCCGTGCTGGTGCACCGCTCGGCCGGCTGGTTCGCGGCCCTGGCCGTGGCGCTGGTCGCCGCCGTGCTCACCGACCTCGCCATCG from Micromonospora kangleipakensis includes these protein-coding regions:
- a CDS encoding M50 family metallopeptidase gives rise to the protein MANLLGVALFALAILISVSLHEAGHMLTAKAFGMKVTRYFVGFGPTLWSFRRGETEYGVKGIPLGGFCKIVGMTPQDDDVDPADEPRAMWRYPVWKRTIVMSAGSITHFALALVALWIMAVSVGLPNPKFPGTEQEFLAEPAVVALAPCVVVENANRACQPGDPASPAAKAQLRDGDRITAVNGKPVNSWGDMLDVVRATNPGTATVDYVRDGVTAAATVDLAAVQRPPLGDPKGATSSVSALGVALRPSTPQLIEYGPVGAFGGTADFTGTMAVQTAHAMQRIPQKVPALWTAITGGERDVDTPISVVGASRLGGEAVANDAWYTFFMLFVSLNFFIGVFNLLPLLPLDGGHIAIAWFERVRSWLYGRIGRADPGRVDYLKLMPITYAVILIGGVFTLLTVTADVVNPITLFPR
- a CDS encoding PadR family transcriptional regulator, which codes for MGFHGRMHAMHEARMRGFGFPPFPPGPPFHPGPHGHGGRGGRGGRGRGRRPNVRGAVLALLTERPMHGYEMIQEIDSRTGGAWRPSPGSIYPTLQLLEDEGVIVATDGSGGGRKRFTLTDQGRPEATGAAQTPPWAEFAENTVNSWHDIRDAGAQAMNALRQVMMTGTDDQRERAAQVLDETRRKLYAILAESE
- the dxr gene encoding 1-deoxy-D-xylulose-5-phosphate reductoisomerase, coding for MTSPRDLVLLGSTGSIGTQAIDIVRRNPDRFRVVALGAGGGNVELLAAQALELGVEAVGVAKASAAQDLQLAFYAEASRRGWATGDFKLPKIVAGPDAMTELAQWPCDVVLNGVVGSLGLAPTLAALRAGRTLALANKESLVAGGPLVRAAVTRPGQIVPVDSEHSALAQCLRGGTRAEVRRLVVTASGGPFRGRRRDELTEVTPAQALAHPTWNMGPVVTINSATMVNKALEVIEAHELFDVPYADIEVMVHPQSVIHSMVEFTDGSTLAQASPPDMRLPIALGLGWPDRVPGAAAAVDWTKAHTWEFFPLDDAAFPAVALAKAAGEAGRCRPAIYNAANEECVAAFVAGRLPFLGIVDTLERVLEDAPDFAEPGTVEDVLAAESWARTHALEIIAASVEGA
- a CDS encoding ATP-binding cassette domain-containing protein, whose translation is MEIVEASGLGLRTRRGWVYRDVDLTAGAGELHAVTGPPGSGRTSLLLALAGRFPHTDGELRRRGPAALGQVARVHEPDPTLTVAEHIQERLLLLGPVPRRRRQLVPVAAVRARRAYRRDAFAAAIAGAGFTDTPLDPDRYGRDLTPVERQVLGLVLASLSGPNLIVADDVDAGSDAPERQWMWAALSRLADQGYAVVVSARAVEPGSTAITHRIGDPTLPARTELTLPPAALVAPRAAQDQIPEVTA
- a CDS encoding TetR/AcrR family transcriptional regulator; this translates as MTDGRSRRREDTRQRLFVAAVELIAEQGFSATTVDDIAARAGVAKGTIYYNFESKTALFEELLRHGIGLLTADFRAAVDGLPPREALAALVRAELQYIRRYRAFAQLLLSEMWRTNREWQQTLRLLRGEAIEVIAETVRAGVASGDLPADLDVRTASSALFGVGLVVAVDWLVFQPERPIEDVQEALLGIVRRVAQT
- a CDS encoding MFS transporter produces the protein MRLLPEPGPARTLALSTLVNTVGRGTWLTVSALFLTRSVGLTVAQVGLGLTVTALVSLVASTPMGYLADRYGPRGIQLTALLASAACTAALIAVRSFPTFLVVGMLMAIADAASRGARGALIAGAVPAEQRVRTRAWLRAVTNVGISVGAVVAGFGLAADTRAGYVALILLDCVTYLVAAAILLRLPAVPPVPAPAHGPRLIALRDRPFLAFTVLDGLLSMHFGLINIALPLWIADHTTAPDWLVSACMLVNTVIVVLFQVRASRGTEDLAGAARAARRAGGVIAVACGLFAVSGGVATPAAVALLLAGAFVHVIGELWHAAAGWGISFGLAPAHAQGQYQGAYGMGMQLGGMIAPVVVTTLAVGWGVPGWLLLGALFLLLGLLVPPVVAWARRSRPAEPAPAPVPVG
- a CDS encoding DUF4081 domain-containing GNAT family N-acetyltransferase, giving the protein MLTVPVRQLGESERRAVERLLDLDPFAGAQVAERVAARGLAWWRADGRILGYGARRSLESICWLGGNLTPVLATESAVAAFADQLGTEERICSSIVGRADAVLGLWDRLSGQWGPARDVRPNQPLLATDALPTVAADPEVRQVRGGEIDRLFPAAVAMYTEEVGVSPLAEDGGRGYRRRVADLVRAGRAYARFVDGKVVFKAELAVVTRRTAQVQGVWVAPEWRGRGIATAAMAAVVRDALVRVAPTVSLYVNDFNLPARRVYERCGFRPVGTLATVLF
- a CDS encoding YhgE/Pip family protein codes for the protein MSVVRLALFELRRMTRGRLPRAALAVLTVIPLLYGALYLYAFWDPYGNLDRIPVALVNADRPAKASDGTEVHAGRDLTDELIDRRVFGWTVTDPDDAAAGLRSGRYHLVFSIPADFSANLAASPEPDQPARRGELKVVNDDATNYLSGLLARSAFSEIRAAAAESTAASYFDKMLIGFTDAKAETGRAADGAGKIHDGLGASEDGAGKIADGLDASENGAGQLAAGLDKSVQGAAKLASGLDQLYTGAAQIADGTNRAATETRAAAAQVDAAADRYGPLLRDNAEEIGRAATLVAEGAEALADGIDALPAKADEVVTQADKVRDRLDALVEAHPELADDPNLVAARQAADQAVTAARAVVATLDKSDLAGLKKQMTQVAATAREVAAAAPHLADDVAGARAKVDQLASGLTTLADGSARLRDGLGGAADGADQLRGGLYRLATGARQLDGGLAQLSSGSDRLADGLTRLEGGAGDLADGLAAGEKKLPGYDDAESRADILGDPVGLIRNSQHPAGSYGVGFAPYFLALALWVGAMITYMLLRPVNRRHVMSGAPGWRVALAGWLPAAAIGLAQAGVLFAVVTLVLGLDPVHGAATLGLLALTSLAFTAIMQLLGAALGPAGRLAALALLMLQLTSSGGTYPVQTSPGFFQAIHPWLPMTYVVAGLRHTINGGPAGPVLTGALVLVAFGVGALVLTIAATRRSRRLTPAKLHPELAM
- the ispG gene encoding flavodoxin-dependent (E)-4-hydroxy-3-methylbut-2-enyl-diphosphate synthase gives rise to the protein MTAVSLGMPPVPPPPLAPRRASRQIMVGSVPVGGGAPVSVQSMTTTLTADVNATLQQIAELTASGCQIVRVAVPSQDDVEALPAIARKSQIPVIADIHFQPKYVFAAIDAGCAAVRVNPGNIRQFDDKVKEIARAAGDAGVPIRIGVNAGSLDKRLLAKYGKATAEALVESALWECSLFEEHGFRDIKISVKHNDPVVMIRAYRQLAEKCDYPLHLGVTEAGPAFQGTIKSAVAFGALLAEGIGDTIRVSLSAPPVEEIKVGNAILESLGLRERGLEIVSCPSCGRAQVDVYKLAEEVTAGLEGLPVPLRVAVMGCVVNGPGEAREADLGVASGNGKGQIFVKGQVVKTVPEAQIVETLIEEALRIADEMGAEIPEELRDMVPGPRVTVH